The Silene latifolia isolate original U9 population chromosome X, ASM4854445v1, whole genome shotgun sequence genome contains the following window.
TCTGGTTTGCATCACTTCTTCCCATTTCTCTCTGAGTATTAATGGCTCTCTGGAAGGATTCTTCCCTGGTAAGAGGGGGCTGAGACAAGGGGACCCCCTCTCCCTCTATCTTTTTGTTCTTTGCATGGAAGTTTTGTCAAGGTTGTTGAGGAGGCTACCTTCGTATCCTGGTTTTCCCTATCATCCTAAGTGTGTGAAGGTTAAGCTCACCCACTTAGTTTTTGCTGACGATCTTCTTGTCTTCACAAGAGGAGACCTCCCTTCTCTCCTTGCAGTTGATAAGTGCCTTAAGCAGTTTGCTGAAATGTCTGGCTTACAGGTCAATCTAATGAAATCTTGTCTGTACTTTGGAGGAGTATTTGCTCCTGTGAAAGCTCTCATTTTGTCTTCCAGTGGCTTTGTTCAGGGGGATTTGCCTGTGAGGTATCTTGGGTTTCCTCTATTTAGTTCTAGACTTACACAACAAATGTTCCATCCAATGCTGGACAAGATAAGGGAATGTATCACTCACTGGGCAAATCAGTAATTGAGCTATGCAGGTAGGGTTTCTCTTATTAACTCAGTCATATTTGGCATTAATAATTTCTGGGGGAGCAAGTGTTCTCTTGCCTAAGGGTATAGTCAAGCGCATCAATAAGCTGTGTAAGGATTTTATGTGGGGTATCAAGGATGGTGATAGAAGACTAGTTTTTAAAAGTTGGTCTAGTCTTTGTAAGCCTAGACATGAAGGTGGGGTTGACATAAAAGAAATTTTGAGCTGGAATAAAGCTTAAATGATGTTATGGGTCAAAAATATTACTAATAATTCTTCTAACATCTGGGTGAAGTGGGTCAATGCCTATATTCTCAAGGGAGATAGTCTATGGGACTTCAATATCACTGCTGCTCATTCCTGGTTTTGGGGAATTGTAATCAAACCCAGGGATAGTTTATTACAGGTAGCTGGTGACAGTTTACAGGCCGAATCTCTGTTAATGCAATCACGTTACAAGAACTTGATTTATGATAAGTTGAGGAACAAAGGGGCTAGCTTCTCTGTGCATAGGACTCTAGGAGACTCCTTCAACTACCCCAAACATAGGGTGATTGGACTCATGGCTGTTCAGGGGAAGCTTCCTACTGTTGATAACATTTGCAATAGGGGGCTTGTAATGGTCAACAGATGCGCCCTGTGTGAGAGGCTGACTCAATCTATCAAGCATCTCTTCTTTGACTGTGTTTACTCATCTGAGATATGGGCTACAATTTCTACCTGGATTCGTGTCCCTTACAAGAGAAATTTGAAGGATATTCTCTTATGGTTCAAACTCCATAATAGAGGGAGGAGTTGGCTGAGAAGCAAAGATGGTGCGCTTTGTTTTGCAATATATACTCGATCTGGTGTGAAAGGAACAGACACATTTTTCGAGATGtagcttcttcttcctcttctctcAACTGGAAGATAAAGTACTTAGGGGCCATTTGGTTCAAAAGgtcggaatggattggaatggaatgAGATACCATGAGGGGATGGATTCAGACCCCCATACCCATTATTTATTGCTTGGTTCACTCTAAAATTGTATGGAGGGGGAATGGAGTTAGAAACCTGAGTGGGaaggtgggtatgggattccaaggggttggggtggattctaactccattccaaaatgctcAAACCAAACACTAGAATCAGTCAAATCCATTCTATTCCATTCCAACACcctcaaccaaacacccccttagtaCTGTTGAGATCACGGTGTGATGATGAGGCTTTCAATAGCCTTGATTTCTAGCTTGGCTTACTTGCTTTTTATGTAGGGTTTAGGGGGCTACTCTGGCCTCCTTTGTAGATTGTAAGGATCTGTAACCAACACTCTAATTTAATCTTAATTAGATCCTaattaataagaataataataataataataagaataagaatagtaagaataatagtaataatattaatattaatattaatattaatattaataataataataacaacaacaacaacaacaacaacaacaacaacaacaacaacaacaacaacaacaacaacaacaacaacaacaacaacaacaacaacaacaacaacaacaacaacaacaacaacaacaacaacaacaacaacaacaacaacaacaacaacaacaacaacaacaacaacaacaacaacaacaacaacaacaacaacaacaacaacaacaacaacaacaacaacaacaacaacaacaacaacaacaacaacaacaacaacaacaacaacaacaacaacaacaacaacaacaacaacaacaacaacaacaacaacaacaacaacaacaacaacaacaacaacaacaacaacaacaacaacaacaataataataataataatcatctcTGTTGAATTGGATGAATCTCTCTGGTCGCAACTTTGATTACTGGACTGAGCTTTGCTGTCTTAGTAGACGATCAAGGAAAAATCATTGGAAGTGTGGTTGGGCTAAATGCTGTATTGTTGCAGCTGTCTACTATATTTGACAAGAGAGGAACTATCGCATTTTTAGTGGACAAAAAAGGACTGTTCACCAAGTCCTTCACCAGCTCAGGATGGACATCAGAACTCGTATGCTCCATATGTTGCATCATCATAGCTCTTTTAGCATAGCTATTCAACTGTTGTCTTACGGGTAGTTCCATGGGACTTTCTTTTTGAGGAGTAGGTTTCCCTACTCTTTAGGGGTTATGCTTGTAAGTCTTTaccctctttttcttttctttccctatATGGAAGAATAAAAATGAGGTAtattttcttgcaaaaaaaaaaaaaataataataataataccacaaacaccgtcacatcacaaACACCGCTCAGGTTCACGGTCAAAGCAACACCACCGTGCCTGGCCGACCACAATCGCGCAGGTCCATGGCACTTCAACATCCCCGTGCCTGGCCGACCAATAATCATAATCACAATACCAATATTCTTCCAAAAGGCCAATAACAAACAGAGAACCAACCCAGCAGTGATAGTAAAATAATTATACGATGCCCACAAGACAGCAATTGCAACAAAATCTCATGGTGGAATAATTATCATAAAAGCAATGCAATAACAATTTGTCTCATGCCAACAATGCAATAATAATTCATCTTACGATAAACAATGTGACCATAATCCGTCGGATAAGAAATTCAACAGTTCATTGATTTAACAAACAAGGAAGTTAAGTAGATATCCTACCTTTTAAGCAAATCTTCGATAAATAGCAAAGCCATCCAATTTAATAATGTTCCTcaataaaaccgtcacctaagACAAGCAATATTATGCATACAATCACTAATCTATCAATACAATAACGATTAAGACAAGAATCTATCCCAAAAACACCCAAAAACACACTCAAACAGCACGGTCAAACCCTTTGTAATACCaatccttttagggacccgttgactcaCGCTGACCGACCTTAGTGAATTATCTTAGTATTTGGGAAACCTTACGAGAGATATCTTGTGTCATGATAAGCGTtgggtgtgtggtactcgatctagtcgaggccacttgatcgagtagatgggaagctcgatcgagtaggggccactcgatcgagtaagttagctactcgatcgagtagcgtgtttACAGCGAGGATTTATATATCGTCTTTCGTGAAACCTTAAATCATTTCCGCCattcatttcctaaacctagatgccgtcactcttccttctccttcaccatagttccttccttgaggtccttgaagatgcttatgccatggggataggttgcttgaaTTGGGTAGCGGTCTTGATGCCAGATAGCTaagcgtaggtatgtcatcatcatcatcattgtcgttgttgttcTCAGTTAGGGTTATAGTGGTTgtgatagatgtttgtattgtgtgtataggttTGTTCCGTGGTTGTTTGACATCTTGTGATCAGGAGTGGAATCGAtgcggtgcgctaaaggtaggttcgcctgcTCAGTACTGTTGaatgtctagagtgtcttttgatgtgatttgattgctgtagTGTCGGTGTTGTGGTCTGATTGTGATGGTCGGTTTGTATTATGTTATTTCACGGTCGTTGTTTTGGTATAGCTGATTGTGTTGtatgtctctggttctcgaggtgcgtcctcggctgagtggagtctcttgcgggagtggcttcacgccctagtttcgccctccatggaacccgccacgggaggggatgtgcacattaatgggacagggttatcactcggtatgatgagcggggcttaggtgggaacggctgcggtcccccactggcaaggctggtccagtggacagtcggtgacgatgATTGATTGGAGGAGTTGTGGCTGGTTTGTCTGCTGTTGTGTCTGCTTTGTTATGTCAGTGGTTGGTATgtctcttcagttactgaccttgtgtggttttgtcttcttgtttgcttctgttgtgtctgccgtgatcccttatggtgatcAGTCAGTCctagcaggtgatgtcttggatgatagctggaCACTTagcgggatgagtctttcactAGTCATGACAGAAGTGTAGTCCACCTAGTTGATAGTAGTTCTAGTTGTATCTTTGTTATCATAGTTTgcttaatcacttgtaataaactttaattgttcttttatcgacatttgattattactgtcctcgggcaaccgagatggtgatgcccctatatgctagggaaggtcttgttaaggctccttggtatatgttGGTCTCACAAAGTTAGGTAATGTTTCTTTTCATATTTTAGGTAATGTCAAGAAAGCATTTGTTGCTGTCATAAGTCGCGTATGCATTTTGGTCACTCACATGGTTTTCAGTGGTGTCTAAATTGCTTTATAGTCTGTATGCAGTTAAGTTGGATAAATCGAATACTATGTTTATAATGTTGTCGTTTGTACTTTTTGGTCATATAACGAATAATTAATGCATTTGGTGCCAGTTGGTAATAATATGTCCTACGAAGTATTACGTAGTCTTAGTGGTTTTTATGTTTGTAGGCATTGTAATCATGTAATGTCAAAGTAGATTGTGTTATAGTATGAATCCATGTTGTTTTTGATGTATGAGTCATGTCAATGGGATGTCAAATGTATCGGGTTGAGAAACATGGAGGTTGTTTgacggtgaacttcggggacgaagttcctttaaagaggggaagagtaatgtcgcaaaagaaaaatgatgtaattataacaattttgtAGTATTTTTGTGGTATTTTAAAATACCTGAGTGATTGTTTGAATAGTTCTATATGATTGTTAGGTTAACTTCATGAGTGGTTATAGTATAGTTGAGTGAGAATTTACAATTGTTGAATGAAATGGCATGTTGTATACTTTATTCCAGTAGTTATTTGTTGTGATGACTTGAGAATTCAATGTTGTTAGCAGGATTGTGTTGTAGGGTCAAAGTAATCGAGTATAATGAAACATATGTGGTGTAAGTCGGGAATATGTGTTGTTTTGAATCTATGATAAGACCGCGGTGTTGTATGTcttgtaattggtaattgttggtcGGTGATGAATGAAAGTATAGTCTCGTGGTTGTGTTGGTGCATGTTTGAATAATTTGATGTAGTAGTATAAATGATAGTCGAGTTGGTCGTGTTGGTGCATGGTATGCGTTCAGTAACTCAAAAAGGAAGTTAGTGGCTTGTTGAGGATTGTGTGTGTGTCGTGTGTTAggtggttgatgatgatgatgtttgatgaaCAAACGTAGTGGGATAGTATTTCTAAACAGTTTTGTTGCTCTATGTTGGGTAAACGGTGGTGTTGACTTTGGATTCTTTGTCGTGCGGTTCgggagaggatgagtcgaacttcggggacgaagttctttttaagggggaaagactgtaatacccgtccttttagggacccgttgactgacatTGACCGACCTTAGTGACTTGTCTTGGTctttcggaaaccttacgagagATATCTTGTGTCATGATAAGTGTtgggtgtgtggtactcgatctagtcgaggccactcgatcgagtagatgggaggctcgatcgagtaggggccactcgatcgagtatgttagctactcgatcgagtatcgtgtTTACAGCGAGTATTTATATATCGTGTTTTGTGAAACCTTAAGTCATTTCCGCCattcatttcctaaacctagatgtcgtcactcttccttctccttcaccatagttccttccttgaggtccttgaagatgcttatgccatggggataggttgcttgagtcgggtagcggtcttgatgccggatagctatgcgtaggtatgtcatcatcatcatcattgatgcgtgtctaaaatatgatgtttcacactttattctacacgcatttcagagctcaaatgtgcaatatatgccattatttccctattttcctctactttcgtgtttttgtctattattgcagaaatatgaagaattgagcggaaatcgagccgaatccatccctaagtaattgacattgcatttgatatgaagtattgactcgaggaatgagcttggtgcgcatttcaaggcctaaagatagcaaaagcatgggtgcgtacgagtttaacaagcaaagaagtgcttctcgacattgcagcctgcttcagatgactatatcttgagttctagacctgataatcgagtgattccaattggaggtgaaagcttatcctcttatctttccaacgccgcgtagaacgcctgatttgaccaaggaacgaagaaatggcagctgttttaagatcggtgcgcgatgCGAGAATTCGTCGAATGAATGCAGTGCATGCCGTTGGTCGATcgatggtccaagtggtcgatcgaccaccccacgggttccagtagctactgttcgctgctacttagtcgatcgactgatgcttatggtcgatcgactgaacaacgggtctgatgcgcaaattaaaagatcgagaattccaaagcccattgtgattaggttaggaataaaggttacgcatgatttttcctatataaactaacctatgttttcagaataatcatcagtttttaggagagacattaggtctcgattTTGGCATAGTTTACATTCTATTCAAATATTTTAGTTTCTCAATAATgttcgctattttgcatctggatttcctttcggccttcagtttcggtatttttcaatcataatttcagtctttaagtttattatcttcgtagttagaatttctagattagttccctaaagccgtaattttctttattgcgaatttactgttaaatcgttttaatcatgcttCCGTTTACTGCTTTAATTGCTTTCGTAGTTatagttagaattattatgagtagctaaataccccgtgctaagatgcgaggggatctgtggcgaagacgacgtagattagtaaacctgatgtcggcctttggtcgatcgatggaTTCGATTagtcgtcgatcgatcgactgttggtcgatcgaccgcttagtggtcgatcgatcgacgcgcgatagattagcaccgtttcaatgttttaattgcaatatttgacaacgagaccgagaggagacttgttaaatgcttagtatttgaccgacccacaagatcgagagataggggagggaaaatagattaataaattgagacgactaaattgctaagatcgaaagataggtaatttAGGCACTAGGAATCACtcttcagggcgagagctagtattagtgagacctagggactagtagcataggctgagaggcgctacttgttaagttagaccgagaggacttcttatttgcccacctatcgtgatttatcagacttacttagataccgtcgtcgtagctgcagtgaaccgaccgtcttagcattctttttattattgtttacatctcttttttattacttgccttttatttatgcatttagacttagaaataatccaaatcaaaaccccccagaAAATTCATAAGACCGAAAtaagacaattagaactccctacctccctgcggatcgacccttactaccgcttgctagttgtagtttggaaattataaatattatttttgatactcacaacgacgggtatcaaattttggcgccgttgccggggaggcagcgctagttttagttgtttttaattttagtctttctttctttagtctcagggaacttcggttccttgagaccgttctcatgtcgttccttctgagttttccgcaggaagagaacgaaatctttggtgtttatttagccagactttgggagtttattgagcccagacgagatgccttttctgatctccaaatatgctgcacCATTTTTAAAAGCaaatgaatgaccctacgcgagcatacctcgagtctataggtaagtgggatttcgaagggatccccgtaattgaggtattagaattctttaattggtttgctactgaatctcttaaacctactttttctcttcatgttgactcggatgagggggtgggtgagaccttagaaaccaatctaggaaatcttgtgacggagacatagaggagaccattagcgtggttgacaatcctttttatgaggatagtttagaacccctttatgattcttgcaccgatagtgaggatgatttggaggctctctttgagaacctccatcttgacgagtctagcgatgaggagagtgatagtctagaggttaaatgggatacttatgatgatgAGTCTATTTTCGGAGACCCCATTGACCTATTTGACTTTACCatcccatgcatttgggacgattatccaccttctccttaGTTGACCggactcctccacctcacatgTCATACCCGTCGAGTattttaattctactcgcgttattattGAATCGAATGCACCTAAGTTCGTTAATTCTCCACCTGtggttaacttgagcttttatattccgcccttagctggagggcagaattattttgtggatgattttaagaactgccataggaaatttgttaggcttaaatgtttttacattttgatttcctatgctatttctatcttatggtgctacttacagttttgtgtagcacatgcgcagatgtatgataggt
Protein-coding sequences here:
- the LOC141619933 gene encoding uncharacterized protein LOC141619933; this encodes MALWKDSSLVKLTHLVFADDLLVFTRGDLPSLLAVDKCLKQFAEMSGLQVNLMKSCLYFGGVFAPVKALILSSSGFVQGDLPVGFLLLTQSYLALIISGGASVLLPKGIVKRINKLCKDFMWGIKDGDRRLVFKSWSSLCKPRHEGGVDIKEILSWNKA